A single genomic interval of Vitis riparia cultivar Riparia Gloire de Montpellier isolate 1030 unplaced genomic scaffold, EGFV_Vit.rip_1.0 scaffold761_pilon_pilon, whole genome shotgun sequence harbors:
- the LOC117910495 gene encoding probable disease resistance protein At1g61310, translating into MDCVSPIYTIATDLFGCTVKRASHIRGLRENLECLREEMELLNLRSEDVKRRVELGKQQQMTPRREVEGWLQDVGEEESEVAAILHEGDGALEKECLGRFCNIRSSYNLGKRVSRKIRRVRELSSRADFEAVAYRLPRDVVDELPLGRTVGLDSLYEKVCSFLAKDSVGIVGLYGKRGIGKTTLMKKINNALLETRHDFDMVIWVSVSKQASVRAAQEVIGNKLQIIDSMWQNRGQDEKTIQIFKIMKTKRFLLFLDDAQVPLDLSDIGFPLPDARNKSKVVIATRSMRICCKMAAQRIFEVEPLKWVEAWTLFSELVGEDTLNFSPMIQHLAHSTLERCQGLPSAIIMAGRTLAGCKIVWKWEQLTQELAELIKEEISGEDRWPHAVVDEMPLGRTVGLYSLHEKVCSCLAEDEVGILGLYGIRGVGKTTLMKKINNGLLKTRHEFDAVIWVSVSEQASVRAAQEAIGKKLQIIDSMWRNRSQDENAIEIFKIMKTKRFLLLLDNVQKPLDLSDIGFPLPDARNKSKPGLCSASSSERTL; encoded by the exons ATGGATTGTGTGAGCCCAATCTATACTATTGCCACTGATCTGTTCGGTTGCACCGTCAAGCGTGCCTCCCATATCCGTGGTCTCCGAGAAAATCTTGAATGCTTGAGAGAGGAAATGGAGCTACTGAACCTTCGAAGTGAAGATGTAAAGAGGAGAGTGGAACTTGGAAAGCAGCAACAGATGACACCCAGAAGGGAAGTGGAAGGCTGGCTTCAGGACGTTGGTGAGGAGGAAAGTGAAGTAGCTGCAATCCTCCACGAAGGGGATGGAGCACTAGAGAAGGAATGTCTTGGAAGATTTTGTAATATTCGGTCGAGCTACAACCTTGGAAAGAGAGTGAGTCGAAAAATCAGGCGGGTGAGGGAACTATCAAGCAGAGCAGATTTTGAAGCTGTGGCATACAGGTTGCCTCGTGATGTTGTGGATGAATTACCTCTTGGGCGTACCGTGGGCTTAGATTCCTTGTATGAGAAGGTGTGCAGCTTCCTCGCTAAAGATTCAGTAGGAATTGTCGGATTATATGGAAAACGCGGAATTGGAAAAACAACACTaatgaagaaaatcaacaatGCTCTCCTCGAAACAAGACACGACTTTGATATGGTGATTTGGGTTTCAGTGTCCAAGCAAGCAAGCGTGAGAGCTGCTCAAGAGGTGATTGGAAACAAATTACAGATCATTGATAGCATGTGGCAAAATAGAGGTCAGGATGAAAAGACTATACAAAtcttcaaaatcatgaaaacaaaaaggttTTTGCTGTTTTTAGACGATGCACAAGTACCACTTGATCTCTCAGATATAGGATTTCCTCTTCCTGATGCTCGAAACAAGTCCAAAGTAGTAATCGCAACTCGATCAATGAGAATATGCTGTAAGATGGCAGCTCAAAGGATATTTGAAGTAGAGCCTTTGAAATGGGTTGAAGCCTGGACTTTGTTCAGCGAGCTCGTCGGAGAGGACACTCTAAATTTTAGTCCCATGATACAACATCTTGCCCACAGCACTTTGGAGAGATGCCAAGGTTTGCCATCCGCCATCATAATGGCTGGACGAACATTGGCTGGCTGCAAGATTGTCTGGAAATGGGAACAATTAACACAAGAGTTGGCGGAACtcataaaagaagaaatttcaG GGGAAGACAGGTGGCCTCATGCTGTTGTAGATGAAATGCCTCTGGGGCGTACTGTGGGCTTATATTCCTTGCATGAAAAGGTGTGCAGCTGCCTCGCTGAAGATGAAGTAGGAATTCTTGGATTATATGGAATACGCGGTGTTGGAAAAACAACACTGatgaagaaaatcaacaatGGTCTCCTCAAAACAAGACACGAATTTGATGCGGTGATTTGGGTTTCAGTGTCCGAGCAAGCAAGCGTGAGAGCTGCTCAAGAGGCGATTGGAAAAAAATTACAGATAATTGATAGCATGTGGCGAAATAGAAGTCAGGATGAAAATGCTATAGAAAtcttcaaaatcatgaaaacaaaaaggttTTTGCTGTTGTTAGACAATGTACAGAAACCACTTGATCTCTCAGATATAGGATTTCCTCTTCCTGATGCTCGAAACAAGTCCAAA CCTGGACTTTGTTCAGCGAGCTCGTCGGAGAGGACACTCTAA
- the LOC117910493 gene encoding disease resistance protein SUMM2-like translates to MELLNLRSEDVKTRVEVGKQQQMTPRKEVEGWLHGVGEEKIEVAAILQEGDGALEKECLGRYCNIRSSYKLGKRVSRKIRRVRELSSRGGDFEVVADMMPRAVVDELPLGRTVGLDYLYEKVCSCLAEDEVGIVGLYGIGGVGKTTLMKKINNGLLETSHDFDMVIWAAVSKQASVKVAQEVIRNKLQIIDSMWQSRSQYEKAIKIFNIMKAKRFLLLLDNVRQRLDLSEIGVPVPDARNRSKVIITTRSMGICNEMEAQRIFKVEPLEREEALTLFRELVGEDTISSHPRIQDLAYIVTERCKGLPSTVVNAGRKLAGMKDVWYWEKVTRKPEDFIKEISGKNRLRQAVVDEMPLGYTVGLDWLYERVCSCLTDYKVKIIALYGTGGVGKTTLMKKINNEFLKTSHQFNTVIWVTVSKQASVTAAQEVIRKKLQIPDSMWKSRTEDERATEIFNIMKTKRFVLLLDDVWHRLDLSKIGVPLPEIQNQSKVIITTRIQKICNEMEVQRKFRVDFLTQERALALFLEKVGENTLNSHPDIPQLSEKVAERCKGLPLALLTVGRAMAHKNSPHEWDQAIQELEKFPVEISGMEDGLFLVLKLSYDSLRDDITKSCFIYCSFFPKEYEIRNDELIEHWIGEGFFDGKDIYEARRRGHKIIEDLKNACLLEESDGFKECIKMHDVIHDMAQWISQESGNKMNKIWVCESLGLVDAERVTKWKEAERISLWGWNIEKLPETPHCSNLQSLFVRECIQLKTFPRGFFQFMPLIRVLDLSATHCLTELPDGIERLVELEYINLSMTHVKELPIGMKKLTKLRCLLLDGMPPLIIPPHLISSLSSLQLFTMYDGNAFSEYLTNLLEELESIEPVDELSLSFRSVVALNKLLSSYKLQRCIRRLSLHDCRDLLLLELSSIFLNYLETFVIFNCLQLEEMKINVEKEGSKGFEQSYDIPNPGLIVINNQHFRRLRDVNIWSCPKLLNLTWLIYAAHLQSLNVKFCESMKEVISNEYVTSSTQHASIFTRLTSLLLDGMPMIESIYRGALLFPSLEIISVINYPRLRRLPIDSNSAAKSLKKIEGDLTWWGRLEWEDESVEEIFANYFSSQNLADPIQDPGIKL, encoded by the exons ATGGAGCTACTGAACCTTCGAAGTGAAGATGTAAAGACCAGAGTGGAAGTTGGAAAGCAACAACAGATGACACCCAGAAAGGAAGTGGAAGGCTGGCTTCATGGCGTTGGTGAGGAGAAAATCGAAGTTGCTGCAATTCTCCAAGAAGGGGATGGAGCACTAGAGAAGGAATGCCTTGGAAGATATTGTAATATTCGGTCGAGCTACAAGCTTGGAAAGAGAGTGAGTCGAAAAATCAGGCGTGTGAGGGAACTATCAAGCAGAGGAGGAGATTTTGAAGTTGTGGCAGACATGATGCCTCGTGCTGTTGTGGATGAATTACCTCTTGGGCGTACTGTGGGCTTAGATTACTTGTATGAAAAGGTGTGCAGCTGCCTCGCTGAAGATGAAGTAGGAATTGTTGGATTATATGGAATAGGCGGTGTTGGAAAAACAACACTGatgaagaaaatcaacaatGGTCTCCTCGAAACAAGCCACGACTTTGATATGGTGATTTGGGCTGCAGTGTCCAAGCAAGCAAGTGTGAAAGTTGCTCAAGAGGTGATTCGAAACAAATTACAAATCATTGATAGCATGTGGCAAAGTAGAAGTCAGTATGAAAAGgctataaaaatattcaatatcaTGAAAGCAAAAAGGTTTTTGCTGTTGTTAGACAATGTACGGCAACGACTTGATCTGTCAGAAATAGGAGTTCCTGTTCCTGATGCTCGGAACAGGTCCAAAGTAATAATCACAACTCGATCAATGGGAATATGCAATGAGATGGAAGCTCAAAGGATATTTAAAGTAGAGCCTTTGGAACGGGAAGAAGCCTTGACTTTGTTCAGAGAGCTGGTCGGAGAGGATACTATAAGTTCTCATCCTCGGATACAAGATCTTGCCTACATCGTTACAGAGAGATGCAAAGGCTTGCCATCTACCGTCGTTAATGCTGGACGAAAATTGGCTGGCATGAAGGATGTCTGGTATTGGGAAAAGGTAACAAGAAAGCCGGAGGACttcataaaagaaatttcaG GGAAAAACAGGTTGCGTCAAGCTGTTGTAGATGAAATGCCACTTGGGTATACCGTGGGCTTAGATTGGTTGTATGAGAGAGTTTGCAGCTGCCTCACTGattataaagtaaaaattattgcATTATATGGAACAGGCGGTGTTGGAAAAACAACACTaatgaagaaaatcaacaatGAGTTCCTCAAAACAAGCCACCAATTTAATACAGTGATTTGGGTTACTGTCTCCAAGCAAGCAAGTGTGACAGCTGCTCAAGAGGTGATTCGAAAGAAATTACAGATCCCGGATAGCATGTGGAAAAGTAGAACAGAGGATGAAAGGGCTACAGAAATATTCAAcatcatgaaaacaaaaaggtttgtgCTACTTTTAGATGATGTATGGCACAGACTTGATCTCTCAAAGATAGGAGTTCCTCTTCCAGAAATTCAAAACCAATCCAAAGTAATAATCACAACGCGAATTCAGAAAATATGCAATGAAATGGAAGTTCAAAGGAAGTTTAGAGTAGATTTTTTGACACAGGAGCGCGCCTTGGCTTTGTTCCTGGAGAAAGTTGGAGAGAACACTCTAAATTCTCATCCTGATATACCACAACTTTCTGAAAAGGTGGCAGAGCGGTGCAAAGGCTTGCCACTTGCCCTTCTTACTGTGGGAAGAGCAATGGCTCATAAGAATTCTCCCCATGAATGGGATCAGGCAATCCAAGAACTGGAGAAATTCCCAGTGGAAATCTCAGGTATGGAGGATGGGTTATTCCTTGTTTTGAAACTAAGTTATGATAGCCTAAGAGATGATATCACCAAATCTTGTTTCATATattgttctttttttccaaaGGAATATGAAATTAGAAATGATGAGCTTATAGAACATTGGATTGGGGAAGGGTTTTTTGATGGTAAGGACATATATGAAGCACGCAGACGAGGACACAAAATCATTGAAGACCTAAAGAATGCATGCTTGTTAGAGGAGAGTGATGGATTTAAAGAATGTATCAAGATGCACGATGTGATACACGACATGGCTCAATGGATAAGTCAAGAAAGTGGAAACAAGATGAACAAGATTTGGGTATGTGAATCTCTCGGGCTTGTTGACGCTGAGAGAGTTACCAAATGGAAGGAGGCAGAAAGGATATCATTGTGGGGATGGAATATTGAGAAACTCCCAGAAACACCACATTGCTCTAATCTCCAGAGTCTCTTTGTGAGGGAATGTATTCAATTAAAGACATTTCCAAGAGGATTCTTCCAATTCATGCCTCTTATAAGAGTTCTAGATTTGTCAGCTACTCATTGTTTAACGGAGTTACCTGATGGGATTGAGAGATTAGTGGAATTGGAATACATTAATCTTTCAATGACACATGTAAAAGAGTTGCCGATTGGGATGAAGAAGTTGACAAAACTGAGGTGCTTGTTACTTGATGGCATGCCTCCACTTATAATTCCTCCACATTTGATATCTAGTCTTTCATCATTACAATTGTTTACTATGTATGATGGAAATGCTTTCTCTGAATATCTCACCAACCTATTGGAAGAATTGGAGTCAATAGAACCTGTGGATGAGTTATCTCTCTCCTTTCGTAGTGTTGTAGCTCTCAATAAATTACTGAGCTCCTACAAGTTAcaaaggtgcataagaagattAAGTCTACATGACTGCAGAGATTTATTATTGCTTGAGCTATCATCAATATTTCTGAACTACTTGGAGACTTTTGTGATATTCAATTGTCTTCAAttggaagaaatgaaaattaatgtgGAAAAAGAGGGAAGTAAAGGATTTGAACAATCTTATGATATCCCCAATCCTGGGTTGATAGTAATAAACAACCAACACTTCCGCAGGCTTCGTGATGTAAATATTTGGAGCTGTCCAAAACTGTTGAACTTGACATGGCTTATTTATGCTGCCCACCTTCAGTCGCTTAATGTTAAGTTCTGTGAATCCATGAAAGAAGTGATTAGTAATGAGTACGTAACTTCAAGTACACAGCACGCCAGCATATTCACTAGGCTCACATCTCTACTATTAGACGGTATGCCAATGATAGAGAGCATCTATCGGGGGGCACTACTCTTCCCTTCATTGGAAATAATCTCTGTGATCAATTACCCGAGGCTAAGAAGGCTCCCAATTGATTCAAATAGTGCTGCCAAGAgcttaaagaaaattgaaggagatCTAACCTGGTGGGGAAGGTTGGAATGGGAAGATGAATCTGTGGAGGAGATTTTCGCCAACTATTTTTCCTCACAAAACTTGGCTGACCCAATCCAGGACCCAGGTATTAAGCTTTGA
- the LOC117910494 gene encoding disease resistance protein SUMM2-like has translation MAAQRIFEVEPLEWVEAWTLFSELVGEDTLNFSPEIQQLAHSTLERCQGLPSAIIMAGRTLVGSNIVREWEQLTQELEDLIKEEISGEDRLPHAVVDEMPLGHTVGLDSLYERVCSCLTGYQAGIIALYGTGGVGKTTLMRKINNEFLKTSHQFNTVIWVTVSKQASVKAAQEVIRNKLQIPDSMWQGRTEDERATEILKILITKRFVLLLDDVWQRLDLSKIGFCLSMIRNRSKVIITTRSQKICTEMGVPLQRQFRVEFLALEEAFVLFVEKVGENTLNSHPDIPHLSEKVAERCKGLPLALVTVGRAMADKNSPEAWDQAIKELEKFPAEFSGMEDGTLDWGRVFDGEDIYEARRRGYKIIEDLKNACLLEEGDGFKCIKMHDVIHDMALWIGRECGKRMNKILACESLGVVDPERVTNWKEAERISLWGRNIEKLPETPHCSNLRTLFVRECIQLKTFPRGFFRFMSRIRVLDLSATHCLTDLPDGIEGLVHLEYINLSMTHVKKLAIGMTKLTKLKCLLLDGMLPLIIPPQLISSLSSLQLFSMYDGNALSSYHTTLLEELDSVGAVDDLSLSFRSVVALNKLLSSYKLQRCIRRLSLHDCIDLSLLELSSIFLNYLETLVMFNCRQLEEMKINVEKEGSQGFEQFYGIPNPELIVRNNQHFRRLRDVKIWSCPKLLNLTWLIYAAYLQSLNVQFCESMKEVISNEYVTSRTQHASIFTRLTSLVLGGMPMLESIYRGALLFPSLEIISVINCPRLRRLPIDSISAAKSLKKIGGDLTWWRRLEWEDESVEKNFINYFSAQYLADPMQDPGEVKGKMKLV, from the exons ATGGCAGCTCAAAGGATATTTGAAGTAGAGCCTTTGGAATGGGTTGAAGCCTGGACTTTGTTCAGCGAGCTCGTCGGAGAGGACACTCTAAATTTTAGTCCCGAGATACAACAGCTTGCTCACAGCACTTTGGAGAGATGCCAAGGTTTGCCATCCGCCATCATAATGGCTGGACGAACATTGGTTGGCTCCAATATTGTCAGGGAATGGGAACAGTTAACACAAGAGCTGGAGGACCtcataaaagaagaaatttcaG GGGAAGACAGGTTGCCTCATGCTGTTGTGGATGAAATGCCTCTTGGGCATACCGTGGGCTTAGATTCGTTGTATGAGAGAGTTTGCAGCTGCCTTACTGGATATCAAGCAGGAATTATTGCATTATACGGAACAGGCGGTGTTGGAAAAACTACACTAATGAGGAAAATCAACAACGAGTTCCTTAAAACAAGTCACCAATTCAATACAGTGATTTGGGTTACCGTCTCCAAGCAAGCAAGTGTGAAAGCTGCTCAAGAGGTGATTcgaaataaattacaaatccCAGATAGCATGTGGCAGGGTAGAACAGAGGATGAAAGGGCTACAGAAATATTAAAGATCTTGATAACAAAAAGGTTTGTGCTACTTTTAGATGATGTATGGCAACGACTTGATCTCTCAAAAATAGGATTTTGTCTTTCAATGATTCGAAACCGATCCAAAGTAATAATCACAACTCGAAGTCAGAAAATATGTACTGAAATGGGCGTTCCATTGCAAAGACAGTTTAGAGTAGAGTTTTTGGCACTGGAAGAAGCCTTTGTTTTGTTCGTGGAGAAAGTCGGGGAGAACACTCTAAATTCTCATCCTGACATACCACATCTTTCTGAAAAGGTGGCAGAACGCTGCAAAGGCTTGCCACTTGCCCTTGTTACTGTTGGACGAGCCATGGCTGATAAGAATTCTCCCGAGGCATGGGATCAGGCAATCAAAGAACTGGAGAAATTCCCAGCGGAATTTTCAGGTATGGAGGATGG AACATTGGATTGGGGAAGGGTTTTTGATGGTGAGGACATATATGAAGCACGCAGACGAGGATACAAAATCATTGAAGACCTAAAGAATGCATGCTTGTTAGAGGAGGGTGATGGATTTAAATGTATCAAGATGCACGATGTGATACACGACATGGCTCTATGGATAGGTCGAGAATGTGGAAAAAGGATGAACAAGATTTTGGCATGTGAATCTCTTGGGGTTGTTGACCCTGAGAGAGTTACCAACTGGAAGGAGGCAGAAAGGATATCATTGTGGGGTAGGAATATTGAGAAACTCCCCGAAACACCACATTGCTCCAATCTCCGGACTCTCTTTGTGAGGGAATGTATTCAATTGAAGACATTTCCAAGAGGATTCTTCCGATTCATGTCTCGCATAAGAGTTCTAGATTTGTCAGCTACTCATTGTTTAACCGACTTACCTGATGGGATTGAGGGATTAGTGCACTTGGAATACATTAATCTTTCAATGACACATGTAAAAAAGTTGGCGATTGGGATGACGAAGTTGACAAAACTGAAGTGCTTGTTGCTTGATGGCATGCTTCCACTTATAATTCCCCCACAATTGATATCTAGTCTTTCATCATTACAATTGTTTAGTATGTATGATGGAAATGCTTTATCCTCATATCACACCACCTTATTGGAAGAATTGGATTCCGTAGGAGCTGTGGATGATTTATCTCTCTCCTTTCGTAGTGTTGTAGCTCTCAATAAATTACTGAGCTCCTACAAGTTAcaaaggtgcataagaagattAAGTCTACATGACTGCATAGATTTATCATTGCTTGAGCTATCATCAATATTTCTGAACTACTTGGAGACTCTTGTGATGTTTAATTGTCGTCAAttggaagaaatgaaaattaatgtgGAGAAAGAGGGAAGTCAAGGATTTGAACAATTTTATGGGATCCCCAATCCTGAGTTGATAGTGAGAAACAACCAACACTTCCGCAGGCTTCGCGATGTAAAGATTTGGAGCTGTCCAAAACTGTTGAACTTGACATGGCTTATTTATGCTGCCTACCTTCAGTCGCTTAATGTTCAATTCTGTGAATCCATGAAAGAAGTGATAAGTAATGAGTATGTAACTTCAAGGACACAGCACGCCAGCATATTCACAAGGCTCACATCTCTAGTATTAGGTGGTATGCCAATGCTAGAGAGCATCTATCGGGGGGCACTACTCTTCCCTTCATTGGAAATAATCTCTGTGATCAATTGCCCGAGGCTAAGAAGGCTCCCAATCGATTCAATTAGTGCTGCCAAGAGCTTAAAGAAAATTGGAGGAGATCTAACCTGGTGGAGAAGGTTGGAATGGGAGGATGAATCTGTGGAGAAGaatttcatcaattatttttcCGCACAATACTTGGCTGACCCAATGCAGGACCCAG GGGAAGTGAAGGGAAAGATGAAATTGGTGTAA